A region of Streptomyces paludis DNA encodes the following proteins:
- a CDS encoding pyridoxal phosphate-dependent decarboxylase family protein, which produces MEFAITSLVNEADPFRAAVHEAVDLLLGHWRALADERLPVTPDLAPGAVAAALPAGPPERGEPLDRILRDTWDTVVPGLVHWQHPAFLAYYPTGNSPASVLAELVTAGLGVQGMMWTTGPAATELEQVVTDWLAKALGLPERFLHTSANGGGVIQDSASSAVLVATVAALHRASRGRWRDHGTEGRYRLYRTEEANSCVPKAARVAGLGASAAVPTLPGTARMDPDALRARIAADRRAGAVPAIVVATAGTTGTCAVDPLADLGRICREEGVWLHVDAAYAGPAALCPEHRWLNDGVEAADSYAVNAHKWMRTGTPCDVMWTADRRALTDAMSITPSYLRNDATETGEVVDYRDWQIPLGRPMRALKLWYVMRAHGLEGLRSAIRHDVRMAELLAGLVARENGFELVTHRLGLVVFRLDTDRRTREAAGRLAGDPGIQLTPATVDGRPALRAAVGSPLLTEAGVHRVWRTIRDHARACA; this is translated from the coding sequence TTGGAGTTCGCCATCACGTCTCTCGTCAACGAAGCCGATCCGTTCCGGGCCGCCGTCCACGAGGCCGTCGACCTCCTCCTCGGCCACTGGCGGGCACTGGCGGACGAGCGGCTGCCGGTGACACCGGACCTGGCCCCGGGCGCCGTCGCCGCGGCCCTGCCGGCCGGGCCGCCGGAGCGGGGCGAGCCGCTCGACCGGATCCTTCGGGACACCTGGGACACGGTCGTGCCCGGCCTGGTCCACTGGCAGCACCCGGCGTTCCTCGCCTACTACCCGACCGGCAACTCGCCCGCCTCCGTGCTCGCCGAACTGGTCACCGCCGGGCTGGGGGTCCAGGGCATGATGTGGACGACCGGGCCTGCGGCCACCGAGCTGGAGCAGGTGGTCACCGACTGGCTCGCCAAGGCGCTCGGTCTGCCCGAGCGCTTCCTCCACACCTCCGCGAACGGCGGGGGCGTGATCCAGGACTCGGCCTCCTCCGCCGTCCTGGTCGCCACCGTCGCGGCCCTGCACCGGGCCTCACGAGGACGGTGGCGCGACCACGGCACCGAGGGCCGCTACCGGCTGTACCGCACGGAGGAGGCCAACTCGTGCGTGCCCAAGGCGGCCCGCGTCGCCGGTCTCGGCGCGAGCGCCGCCGTACCGACCCTGCCCGGCACCGCCCGGATGGACCCCGACGCGCTGCGGGCCCGGATCGCCGCCGACCGGCGGGCCGGCGCCGTACCGGCGATCGTGGTCGCGACCGCGGGCACCACCGGCACCTGCGCGGTCGACCCGCTGGCGGACCTGGGCCGGATCTGCCGCGAGGAGGGCGTGTGGCTGCACGTGGACGCCGCCTACGCGGGCCCGGCCGCCCTCTGCCCGGAGCACCGGTGGCTCAACGACGGGGTCGAGGCGGCCGACTCGTACGCCGTCAACGCCCACAAGTGGATGCGGACCGGCACCCCGTGCGACGTGATGTGGACCGCCGACCGGCGGGCGCTGACCGACGCCATGAGCATCACGCCGTCGTATCTGCGCAACGACGCGACCGAGACCGGGGAGGTGGTCGACTACCGCGACTGGCAGATCCCGCTGGGCCGGCCGATGCGCGCGCTCAAGCTCTGGTACGTGATGCGTGCCCACGGTCTCGAAGGGCTGCGCTCCGCCATCCGCCACGATGTGCGCATGGCGGAGCTGCTGGCCGGGCTCGTCGCCCGGGAGAACGGCTTCGAGCTGGTCACCCACCGGCTCGGTCTCGTGGTCTTCCGTCTCGACACCGACCGCCGGACCCGGGAGGCCGCCGGCCGGCTGGCCGGGGACCCGGGCATCCAGCTCACGCCGGCCACGGTCGACGGCCGCCCGGCCCTGCGCGCGGCCGTGGGGTCACCGCTGCTCACCGAGGCGGGTGTGCACCGCGTGTGGCGGACGATCCGCGACCACGCGCGGGCCTGCGCCTAG
- a CDS encoding amino acid ABC transporter permease, protein MDVLTKNFSLFAKGFLGTVELTVYASLLALALGFLMASFRVAPIRSLRALGTVWVTVLRNTPLTLLFFAVVLGLPRFGLVLPFQLFAVLALGCYTSAFICEVLRSGINTVPRGQGEAARSLGMRFGQTLGGVVLPQAFRTVIPPIGSTLIALAKNSAIAGAFSVTELLGTYKTLNELGYSIIWTFVWIAVGYLIITLAISALFNIMEKRWGTAR, encoded by the coding sequence ATGGACGTGCTCACCAAGAACTTCTCCCTCTTCGCCAAGGGCTTCCTCGGCACCGTCGAACTCACCGTCTACGCCTCCCTGCTGGCGCTCGCGCTCGGCTTCCTGATGGCGTCCTTCCGCGTCGCGCCGATCCGCTCGCTGCGCGCGCTCGGCACCGTCTGGGTCACCGTGCTGCGCAACACCCCGCTGACGCTGCTGTTCTTCGCGGTGGTGCTCGGGCTGCCGCGCTTCGGTCTCGTACTGCCCTTCCAGCTCTTCGCGGTTCTCGCGCTCGGCTGCTACACCTCCGCGTTCATCTGCGAGGTGCTGCGCTCGGGCATCAACACCGTGCCCCGGGGGCAGGGCGAGGCGGCGCGCAGCCTCGGGATGCGCTTCGGGCAGACGCTGGGCGGGGTGGTGCTGCCGCAGGCGTTCCGTACGGTCATCCCGCCCATCGGCTCCACCCTGATCGCCCTCGCCAAGAACTCGGCGATCGCGGGCGCGTTCAGCGTGACCGAGCTGCTCGGCACGTACAAGACCCTCAACGAGCTGGGCTACAGCATCATCTGGACGTTCGTCTGGATCGCCGTCGGCTACCTGATCATCACGCTGGCCATCAGCGCGCTGTTCAACATCATGGAGAAGCGCTGGGGGACCGCCCGATGA
- a CDS encoding DUF6278 family protein, producing the protein MNIPFLDNWRKRQGGDAGAPFAAGGDQEGVAELLSECELLRVRAGRHGLVLDDSPASLEALDQLPPRWRDDPEELPWLGNDAGLYLGTVIVRTVPGAVWRIWPGGHPVVCLPSGREIQVVEAGLEWAATGAPELSQVYGEAAEG; encoded by the coding sequence ATGAACATCCCCTTCTTGGACAACTGGCGCAAGCGACAGGGCGGTGACGCCGGCGCGCCGTTCGCCGCGGGCGGCGACCAGGAGGGCGTGGCCGAGCTGCTCTCCGAGTGCGAGCTGCTGCGTGTCCGGGCAGGGCGGCACGGGCTGGTACTCGACGACTCCCCGGCCTCGCTGGAGGCGCTCGACCAGCTGCCGCCGCGCTGGCGCGACGACCCGGAGGAGCTGCCCTGGCTGGGCAACGACGCGGGTCTCTACCTCGGCACGGTGATCGTCCGTACGGTCCCGGGCGCCGTCTGGCGGATCTGGCCCGGCGGTCACCCGGTGGTGTGCCTGCCCTCCGGGCGGGAGATCCAGGTCGTCGAGGCCGGTCTCGAATGGGCGGCCACCGGCGCGCCCGAACTGTCCCAGGTGTACGGCGAGGCCGCGGAGGGCTGA
- a CDS encoding exodeoxyribonuclease III: MRIATWNVNSITARLPRLLAWLESSGTDVLCVQETKCAEEQFPDGALRELGYESAVHATGRWNGVALVSRVGLTDVVKGLPGGPEYEGVAEPRAVSATCGPVRLWSVYVPNGREVAHDHYAYKLAWFEALRTAVAEDAAGPRPFAVLGDFNVAPADEDVWDLSRFEGATHVTPAERAALAALREQGLSDVVPRPLKYDRPYTYWDYRELGFPKNRGMRIDLVYGNAPFAGAVKDSYVDREERKGKGASDHAPVVVDLDV, translated from the coding sequence ATGCGCATCGCCACCTGGAACGTCAATTCGATCACCGCCCGGCTGCCCCGGCTGCTCGCCTGGCTGGAGAGCAGCGGTACGGACGTGCTGTGCGTCCAGGAGACCAAGTGCGCCGAGGAGCAGTTCCCGGACGGGGCGCTGCGGGAGCTGGGGTACGAGTCCGCCGTGCACGCCACCGGCCGGTGGAACGGGGTCGCGCTGGTGTCCCGGGTCGGGCTGACCGACGTCGTCAAGGGGCTCCCCGGCGGCCCGGAGTACGAGGGCGTGGCCGAGCCGCGCGCGGTCTCCGCGACCTGCGGCCCGGTCCGGCTCTGGTCGGTCTACGTGCCCAACGGCCGCGAGGTGGCCCACGACCACTACGCGTACAAGCTCGCCTGGTTCGAGGCGCTGCGCACGGCCGTGGCCGAGGACGCGGCGGGGCCCCGGCCCTTCGCCGTCCTCGGCGACTTCAACGTCGCCCCGGCCGACGAGGACGTGTGGGACCTCTCCCGCTTCGAGGGCGCCACCCATGTCACCCCCGCCGAGCGCGCCGCGCTCGCCGCGCTGCGCGAGCAGGGGCTCAGCGATGTGGTGCCCCGCCCGCTCAAGTACGACCGCCCGTACACCTACTGGGACTACCGCGAGCTGGGCTTCCCCAAGAACCGCGGTATGCGTATCGACCTCGTCTACGGCAACGCCCCGTTCGCCGGGGCCGTCAAGGACAGCTATGTGGACCGCGAGGAGCGCAAGGGCAAGGGCGCGTCCGACCATGCCCCGGTGGTCGTCGACCTCGACGTCTGA
- a CDS encoding amino acid ABC transporter ATP-binding protein: MAVDPLIELRDVNKYYGQLHVLRNIDLTVARGEVVVVIGPSGSGKSTLCRTINRLETIESGRITIDGRPLPEEGRGLARLRAEVGMVFQSFNLFAHKTVLANVSLAPVKVRGLKKEDADRRSRELLDRVGLADQADKLPAQLSGGQQQRVAIARALAMDPKALLFDEPTSALDPEMINEVLEVMRRLAEEGMTMVVVTHEMGFARSAAHRVVFMADGRIVEDRSPEDFFTAPASERARDFLSKILKH; encoded by the coding sequence ATGGCCGTCGATCCGTTGATCGAACTCCGTGATGTCAACAAGTACTACGGGCAGCTGCATGTCCTGAGGAACATCGATCTCACGGTCGCGCGCGGTGAGGTGGTCGTGGTCATCGGCCCCTCCGGCTCCGGGAAGTCCACGCTCTGCCGGACCATCAACCGGCTGGAGACCATCGAGTCCGGCCGGATCACCATCGACGGGCGCCCGCTCCCCGAGGAGGGCCGCGGACTCGCCCGGCTGCGCGCCGAAGTCGGCATGGTCTTCCAGTCGTTCAACCTCTTCGCGCACAAGACCGTCCTGGCCAATGTCTCGCTCGCGCCGGTCAAGGTACGGGGACTCAAGAAGGAGGACGCCGACCGGCGCTCCCGCGAACTCCTCGACCGCGTCGGCCTCGCGGACCAGGCGGACAAGCTGCCCGCGCAGCTCTCCGGCGGTCAGCAGCAGCGCGTGGCGATCGCCCGCGCGCTCGCCATGGATCCCAAGGCGCTGCTCTTCGACGAGCCGACCTCCGCGCTCGACCCGGAGATGATCAACGAAGTCCTCGAAGTCATGCGCCGGCTCGCCGAGGAGGGCATGACCATGGTCGTGGTCACCCACGAGATGGGCTTCGCCCGTTCCGCCGCCCACCGCGTGGTCTTCATGGCCGACGGCCGTATCGTCGAGGACCGCTCCCCGGAGGACTTCTTCACCGCCCCGGCCAGTGAGCGGGCCCGGGACTTCCTCTCCAAGATCCTCAAGCACTGA
- a CDS encoding family 16 glycoside hydrolase, whose translation MTPRTHVSTTQRRGPRRLAGAFLAALLLGGLAAPGAEADEKPFADLPPQEPGVTLRVFDIQKPLTKLCDLKPAQTPNVDKLLPNIDWSSTEGFGFNDMFVSQITANLSVPTDGTYTFRLISDDGSRLFIGNRKVIDHDGLHAATPKDGEIALAPGYHALRIDHFDRYNDQQVTLQWKPPGATAFTLVPNSVLSTESGVVRVTAPGRKECEGVTDTPGDGLPLTAVNPGYTLTDLRPEGFRPQVSAMDWLPDRKLAVTTWGGSENTTGEVYLLDQVTGNTGPDKVTYTKIAEGLKEPMGIKYVDGKLYVSEKHQLTELSNLKGLNSPDTIRKVAEWPYGGNYHEFAFGLLYEHGHFYLNLSVSINHGGATTRPQPAVNRGTAIKVNKRTGKVTYLAGGLRTPNGIGKGPNGALFVTDNQGGWLPASKLLHIKKERFFNHFTEPAGPYDDRTATKPVLWLPQNEIANSPSTPMLLEKGPFAGQMLIGDVTYGGLQRADLEKVKGEYQGALFRHTQGLEAGVSRISTGPDGAIYVGGLGAEGNWGQTGKLRYGLQKLTPNGENPFDIKTMRATRDGFELTYTQPLSEETAAKLANGAYSVEQWRYVPTPSYGGPKIDEEVLPVTAARLSGDGRKVRLTIPGLKTDRVVHLRSPRPFASATGEALWSTEAWYTLNARPGPEEPVTSYDAESGRLTGGADRDTEHAGYTGGGFVDGFGVKGATVTLDINVPAEGAYDVALRYANGPNPFTGTKTLGVSVNGGEVRQTSLPHTGAWNRWATKTERFTLRKGHNTLTYANRPEDTGHINLDMVEVRPPGSRIDLFSGGSLATDWQHTDGRSTTWPHTAENSVEVASGDIRTKRAFGDFKLHAEFRVPLMPDDVTGQARGNSGIFLQERYEIQILDSFGTAGPGLDTAGSIYNKKAADRNMATAPETWQTYDIEFRAARYDTDGRKTENARISVVWNGVLVHDKVAVDGPTGSGNAELAATGAIRLQDHGDKVRFRNVWIEPLE comes from the coding sequence GTGACGCCCCGCACGCACGTGAGCACCACACAGCGCCGTGGTCCCCGGAGACTCGCCGGAGCCTTCCTCGCGGCCCTCCTCCTCGGCGGCCTCGCGGCGCCCGGCGCGGAGGCCGACGAGAAACCCTTCGCGGACCTGCCGCCCCAGGAACCCGGTGTCACACTCCGGGTCTTCGACATCCAGAAGCCGCTGACCAAGCTCTGCGACCTCAAACCGGCCCAGACCCCCAACGTCGACAAGCTGCTCCCGAACATCGACTGGTCCTCCACCGAGGGCTTCGGCTTCAACGACATGTTCGTGTCGCAGATCACCGCCAACCTCAGCGTCCCCACCGACGGCACCTACACCTTCCGTCTGATCAGCGACGACGGCTCCCGGCTCTTCATCGGCAACCGCAAGGTCATCGACCACGACGGACTGCACGCCGCCACGCCCAAGGACGGCGAGATCGCCCTCGCGCCCGGCTACCACGCCCTGCGCATCGACCACTTCGACCGCTACAACGACCAGCAGGTCACCCTCCAGTGGAAGCCACCGGGCGCGACCGCCTTCACCCTCGTCCCGAACTCCGTGCTCAGCACCGAATCCGGTGTCGTCCGGGTCACCGCCCCCGGCCGCAAGGAGTGCGAGGGCGTCACCGACACCCCCGGCGACGGCCTTCCGCTGACCGCGGTCAACCCCGGCTACACCCTCACCGATCTGCGCCCCGAGGGCTTCCGGCCGCAGGTCTCCGCGATGGACTGGCTGCCGGACCGCAAGCTCGCCGTGACCACCTGGGGCGGCAGCGAGAACACCACGGGCGAGGTCTACCTCCTCGACCAGGTGACCGGGAACACCGGGCCGGACAAGGTCACGTACACGAAGATCGCCGAAGGTCTCAAAGAGCCGATGGGGATCAAGTACGTCGACGGCAAACTGTATGTCTCGGAGAAGCACCAGCTCACCGAGTTGTCCAACCTGAAGGGCCTCAACTCCCCGGACACGATCCGCAAGGTGGCCGAGTGGCCCTACGGCGGCAACTACCACGAGTTCGCCTTCGGACTGCTGTACGAGCACGGGCACTTCTATCTGAACCTCTCCGTCTCCATCAACCACGGCGGTGCGACGACCCGTCCGCAGCCCGCCGTGAACCGCGGCACCGCCATCAAGGTCAACAAGCGCACCGGCAAGGTCACTTACCTGGCCGGTGGTCTGCGTACCCCGAACGGGATCGGCAAGGGCCCGAACGGCGCGCTCTTCGTCACCGACAACCAGGGCGGCTGGCTGCCCGCCTCCAAGCTGCTCCACATCAAGAAGGAGAGGTTCTTCAACCACTTCACCGAACCGGCCGGGCCGTACGACGACCGGACGGCCACCAAGCCGGTCCTCTGGCTGCCGCAGAACGAGATAGCCAACTCGCCCAGCACACCGATGCTGCTGGAGAAGGGCCCCTTCGCCGGACAGATGCTCATCGGCGATGTCACCTACGGCGGACTCCAGCGCGCCGATCTGGAGAAGGTGAAGGGCGAGTACCAGGGCGCGCTGTTCCGGCACACCCAGGGCCTGGAGGCCGGTGTCAGCCGGATCAGCACCGGCCCGGACGGCGCGATCTACGTCGGCGGCCTCGGCGCCGAGGGCAACTGGGGCCAGACGGGCAAGCTCCGTTACGGTCTCCAGAAGCTCACCCCGAACGGCGAGAACCCGTTCGACATCAAGACCATGCGCGCCACCCGCGACGGCTTCGAACTCACCTACACCCAGCCCCTGTCGGAGGAGACGGCCGCCAAACTCGCCAATGGCGCCTACTCCGTCGAGCAGTGGCGCTACGTCCCCACCCCGTCCTACGGCGGCCCCAAGATCGACGAGGAAGTCCTGCCCGTCACGGCGGCCCGGCTCTCCGGCGACGGGCGCAAGGTCCGGCTCACCATCCCGGGGCTGAAGACCGACCGGGTGGTGCACCTGCGCTCGCCGCGCCCGTTCGCCTCGGCCACCGGTGAGGCGCTCTGGTCCACCGAGGCGTGGTACACACTGAACGCGCGCCCCGGCCCCGAGGAGCCCGTCACCTCGTACGACGCCGAGTCGGGGCGGCTGACCGGCGGCGCTGACCGGGACACCGAGCACGCCGGCTACACCGGCGGCGGCTTCGTCGACGGCTTCGGTGTCAAGGGCGCCACCGTCACCCTCGACATCAACGTGCCCGCCGAGGGCGCGTACGACGTGGCACTGCGCTACGCCAACGGCCCGAACCCCTTCACCGGCACGAAGACCCTGGGGGTGAGTGTCAACGGCGGGGAGGTCCGGCAGACCAGCCTCCCCCATACCGGCGCCTGGAACCGCTGGGCCACCAAGACCGAGCGGTTCACCCTGCGCAAGGGGCACAACACCCTGACGTACGCCAACCGGCCCGAGGACACCGGCCATATCAACCTCGACATGGTCGAGGTACGCCCGCCGGGCAGCCGGATCGACCTGTTCTCCGGCGGCAGTCTCGCCACCGACTGGCAGCACACCGACGGCCGCTCCACCACCTGGCCGCACACCGCCGAGAACTCCGTCGAGGTGGCCAGCGGTGACATCCGCACCAAACGGGCCTTCGGGGACTTCAAGCTGCACGCCGAGTTCCGGGTGCCGCTGATGCCGGACGATGTCACGGGCCAGGCCCGGGGGAACAGCGGGATCTTCCTCCAGGAGCGGTACGAGATCCAGATCCTGGACTCGTTCGGAACAGCGGGACCCGGCCTGGACACCGCCGGGTCCATCTACAACAAGAAGGCCGCCGACCGGAACATGGCCACCGCGCCGGAGACCTGGCAGACGTACGACATCGAGTTCCGCGCGGCCCGCTACGACACCGACGGGCGCAAGACCGAGAACGCCCGGATCAGTGTGGTGTGGAACGGTGTGCTGGTCCACGACAAGGTGGCGGTGGACGGACCGACCGGCAGCGGCAACGCCGAACTGGCCGCCACGGGCGCGATCCGGCTCCAGGACCACGGCGACAAGGTCCGCTTCCGGAACGTGTGGATCGAACCGCTGGAGTGA
- a CDS encoding amino acid ABC transporter permease: protein MNRPAKHPSKRATAVTGPTALYDVPGPRTRRRHRVYGVVTTAAIAALLGWVLYLLFDTGQFTAVKWSPFEYRGIQDLLLTGLGNTLKAFAYAAVLSLALGAVLASGRLSEHRPVRWVATALVEFFRAMPVLVMIFFIFVALKVQALPALVAGLTLYNGSVLAEVFRTGVNSVERGQREAAYALGMRKTQVMSYVLVPQAVRAMLPTIISQLVVALKDTSLGYLITYEEFLHAGKLIASNLDYDLPFIPVVMVISPIYIGMCMLLSWFAHWLAGRQRRNPRTDAAGPAPASPGTLLPGAQ, encoded by the coding sequence ATGAACCGCCCGGCGAAGCACCCGTCGAAGCGCGCGACCGCCGTCACCGGGCCGACCGCCCTCTACGACGTCCCGGGCCCCAGGACCCGGCGCCGGCACCGCGTCTACGGGGTGGTGACGACGGCGGCGATCGCCGCGCTCCTCGGCTGGGTGCTCTATCTCCTCTTCGACACCGGCCAGTTCACCGCCGTCAAGTGGTCGCCCTTCGAGTACCGGGGCATCCAGGACCTGCTGCTGACCGGGCTCGGCAACACCCTCAAGGCGTTCGCGTACGCCGCGGTGCTCTCGCTCGCCCTGGGCGCGGTCCTCGCCTCGGGGCGGCTCTCCGAGCACCGGCCGGTGCGCTGGGTGGCCACCGCCCTGGTCGAGTTCTTCCGGGCGATGCCCGTACTGGTGATGATCTTCTTCATCTTCGTGGCGCTCAAGGTGCAGGCCCTGCCCGCGCTCGTGGCGGGACTCACGCTCTACAACGGCTCCGTGCTCGCCGAGGTGTTCCGCACCGGAGTCAACTCGGTCGAGCGCGGTCAGCGGGAGGCGGCGTACGCGCTGGGCATGCGCAAGACGCAGGTCATGTCGTACGTGCTGGTGCCGCAGGCGGTCCGCGCCATGCTGCCCACGATCATCAGCCAGCTGGTGGTCGCTCTCAAGGACACATCGCTGGGATATTTGATCACCTATGAGGAGTTCCTCCATGCCGGAAAGCTCATCGCCTCGAATCTCGACTACGATTTGCCGTTCATCCCCGTGGTGATGGTGATTTCACCGATCTACATCGGGATGTGCATGCTGCTCTCCTGGTTCGCCCACTGGCTGGCCGGGCGGCAGCGGCGCAACCCGAGAACCGATGCCGCGGGTCCCGCCCCGGCATCCCCAGGGACGCTGCTGCCGGGCGCGCAGTAG
- a CDS encoding glutamate ABC transporter substrate-binding protein, producing MRRTLTALLLALLAPLPLAACGRPGSPPVKGPRAEALPHYRVDRGFRLPDSPTWRAAQRRGHLVVGAKEDQPYMGEKDPATGVYSGFDIEIAKMMSASLGFDPKTISFRTIASANRETALQNGQIDYYVGTYTINDNRKKLVGFAGPYYLAGQSLLVRTDEHGINGPDDLAGKRVCSATGSTPYQRMRHDYPRVELVGYDTYSVCVDNLLTYQVAAVTTDDTILQGYAAKVPKELKVVGRPFSKEPYGIGVPRADNALRFALDDALAVHERDGDWQKAYDATLGLSGRRATPPPPIDRYPAS from the coding sequence GTGAGAAGAACACTGACCGCGCTGCTGCTCGCCCTCCTCGCGCCGCTGCCGCTCGCCGCCTGCGGCCGGCCCGGCAGCCCGCCCGTCAAGGGCCCCCGCGCCGAAGCCCTGCCCCACTACCGGGTCGACCGGGGCTTCCGGCTCCCCGACTCGCCCACCTGGCGGGCCGCCCAGCGGCGCGGGCACCTCGTCGTCGGCGCCAAGGAGGACCAGCCGTACATGGGCGAGAAGGACCCGGCCACCGGCGTCTACTCGGGCTTCGACATCGAGATCGCCAAGATGATGTCGGCCTCCCTGGGCTTCGACCCGAAGACGATCAGCTTCCGTACGATCGCCTCCGCCAACCGCGAGACGGCCCTCCAGAACGGGCAGATCGACTACTACGTCGGCACGTACACCATCAACGACAACCGCAAGAAGCTCGTCGGCTTCGCCGGGCCCTACTACCTGGCCGGCCAGTCCCTACTGGTACGCACCGACGAACACGGCATCAACGGCCCCGACGACCTCGCCGGCAAACGCGTCTGCTCGGCCACCGGCTCCACCCCGTACCAGCGCATGCGGCACGACTACCCGCGCGTCGAACTCGTCGGCTACGACACCTACTCCGTCTGCGTCGACAATCTCCTCACCTACCAGGTCGCCGCCGTCACCACCGACGACACCATCCTCCAGGGGTACGCCGCCAAGGTGCCCAAGGAGCTGAAGGTCGTCGGCAGGCCGTTCTCGAAGGAGCCGTACGGCATCGGCGTGCCGCGCGCGGACAACGCCCTGCGTTTTGCCCTCGACGACGCCCTCGCCGTCCACGAACGCGACGGCGACTGGCAGAAGGCGTACGACGCGACGCTCGGCCTCTCCGGCCGCCGGGCGACCCCGCCGCCGCCCATCGACCGCTACCCGGCGAGCTGA
- the ggt gene encoding gamma-glutamyltransferase translates to MRRSVARNVSVVAVAAAMLSVGAAAPPPGTPSAGSPSAGIPAAGKTPVATGYGGVVSSVDADASAAGIEVLRQGGNAVDAAVATAAALGVTEPYSAGIGGGGYFVHYDARSRTVRTIDGRETAPKSADRSLFLENGVPIPFAEAVTSGLGVGTPGTPATWETALRAWGSRSLAQVLKPAERIARDGFTVDSTFRAQTQSNQARFADFPDTAKLFLPGGQLPAVGSVFKNPDLARTYAELGRKGTDVLYRGDLGRDIVRTVRNPPVDPAAARTVRPGDLTVKDLAAYRTKRQAPTEIAYRGLGVYGMAPSSSGGTTVGEALNILERTDLSKATEERYLHRFIEASRISFADRGRWVGDPAFEDVPVKGLLSQRFADSRACLIKDDAVLKSPLAPGDPSDPTPCATSGAAVPDTYEGESTTHLTVADKWGNVVAYTLTIESTGGSAITVPGRGFLLNNELTDFSFAPANPAVHDPNLPGPGKRPRSSMSPTIVLDRHDRPVVALGSPGGATIITTVLQTLTGHLDRGIPLVDAIAAPRASQRNGAATELEPGLWNSPVRGRLEALGHVFTQNAEIGAVTGVQRLPDGRWLAAAETVRRGGGSAMVVHPSGRTH, encoded by the coding sequence ATGCGTCGTTCCGTTGCGCGGAATGTCTCTGTGGTGGCCGTCGCCGCGGCCATGCTGTCGGTCGGCGCGGCGGCGCCGCCCCCGGGGACCCCCTCGGCGGGGAGCCCCTCCGCCGGGATCCCGGCGGCCGGGAAGACACCGGTCGCCACCGGGTACGGGGGAGTGGTCTCCAGCGTCGACGCCGATGCCTCGGCCGCCGGGATCGAGGTGCTCCGGCAGGGCGGCAACGCGGTGGACGCGGCCGTCGCCACCGCCGCCGCGCTCGGGGTGACCGAGCCGTACTCCGCGGGCATCGGCGGGGGCGGCTACTTCGTCCACTACGACGCCAGGTCCCGTACGGTACGGACCATCGACGGCCGGGAGACCGCCCCGAAGTCGGCGGACCGCTCGCTCTTCCTGGAGAACGGCGTCCCGATCCCGTTCGCGGAGGCGGTCACCAGCGGGCTCGGTGTCGGCACCCCCGGCACCCCCGCCACCTGGGAGACCGCGCTGCGCGCCTGGGGCAGCCGCTCGCTGGCGCAGGTGCTGAAGCCCGCCGAGCGGATCGCGCGCGACGGCTTCACCGTCGACAGCACGTTCCGCGCCCAGACCCAGTCCAACCAGGCGCGGTTCGCTGACTTCCCGGACACCGCGAAGCTGTTCCTGCCGGGCGGGCAGCTGCCGGCCGTCGGCTCGGTCTTCAAGAACCCGGACCTGGCCCGCACCTACGCCGAGCTGGGCCGCAAGGGCACCGACGTGCTCTACCGGGGCGACCTGGGCCGCGACATCGTCCGTACGGTACGGAACCCGCCCGTCGACCCGGCCGCCGCCCGGACCGTACGCCCCGGGGATCTGACGGTCAAGGACCTCGCCGCGTACCGCACGAAGCGGCAGGCGCCGACGGAGATCGCGTACCGCGGCCTCGGTGTGTACGGCATGGCGCCCTCCTCCTCGGGCGGTACGACGGTCGGTGAGGCCCTCAACATCCTGGAGCGCACGGACCTTTCGAAGGCCACCGAGGAGCGGTATCTGCACCGGTTCATCGAGGCGAGCCGGATCTCGTTCGCGGACCGGGGCCGCTGGGTCGGTGACCCGGCCTTCGAGGACGTACCGGTCAAGGGGCTGCTCTCGCAGCGGTTCGCGGACTCCCGCGCCTGCCTGATCAAGGACGACGCGGTGCTCAAGAGCCCGCTGGCGCCCGGCGATCCGAGCGATCCCACCCCGTGCGCGACGAGCGGTGCGGCCGTACCGGACACCTACGAGGGGGAGAGCACCACCCATCTGACGGTCGCCGACAAGTGGGGCAATGTCGTCGCGTACACCCTGACGATCGAGTCGACGGGCGGCAGCGCCATCACCGTGCCGGGCCGCGGCTTCCTCCTCAACAACGAGCTGACCGACTTCTCCTTCGCCCCGGCCAACCCGGCCGTCCACGACCCGAATCTGCCGGGTCCCGGAAAGCGCCCGCGCTCCTCCATGTCCCCGACGATCGTGCTCGACCGGCACGACCGGCCGGTGGTGGCGCTCGGTTCGCCGGGCGGCGCGACGATCATCACCACCGTCCTCCAGACCCTGACCGGCCATCTCGACCGCGGTATCCCGCTGGTCGACGCGATCGCGGCGCCCCGTGCCAGCCAGCGCAACGGCGCGGCGACCGAGCTGGAACCGGGGCTGTGGAACAGTCCGGTCCGCGGCCGGCTGGAGGCGCTGGGGCATGTCTTCACCCAGAACGCGGAGATCGGCGCGGTGACCGGGGTGCAGCGGCTGCCCGACGGCCGCTGGCTGGCGGCGGCGGAGACGGTACGCAGGGGAGGCGGCTCCGCGATGGTCGTCCACCCGTCGGGCCGTACGCACTGA